A single window of Leptospira semungkisensis DNA harbors:
- the queD gene encoding 6-carboxytetrahydropterin synthase QueD → MEEIELTKEFRFDAAHFLPNVPEGHKCRRMHGHSFRFKLHLKGQVDQHTGWLMDFAEVSKVVKPLVENHLDHYLLNDVEGLENPTSENISIWLWKKLKPELPLLYKITLHETCTSASVYNGPA, encoded by the coding sequence ATGGAAGAAATAGAACTCACCAAAGAATTTCGCTTCGACGCGGCCCATTTTCTCCCGAACGTACCGGAAGGTCATAAGTGCAGAAGAATGCATGGCCATAGTTTTCGTTTCAAACTTCACCTAAAAGGCCAAGTAGATCAACACACAGGATGGCTCATGGACTTTGCAGAAGTCAGCAAGGTTGTAAAGCCTCTTGTAGAAAATCATTTGGATCATTATCTACTGAATGATGTAGAAGGTTTGGAAAATCCTACCAGTGAGAATATCAGCATCTGGCTTTGGAAGAAGTTGAAGCCGGAACTTCCTCTTCTTTATAAGATCACTCTTCACGAGACCTGTACAAGCGCTTCTGTGTACAATGGTCCAGCTTAA
- a CDS encoding cation diffusion facilitator family transporter: MHGHHHSHEDHDHDHSHAFGHHHGPEPENSRAFLYAFLLNFGFAIIEFVGGYFFQSLAILSDSLHDLGDSGFLALAWIFQKIATKPRTRTFTFGYKRLSLSAALVNSFVLFVGSLAILFFAVSKLNEPASPNGWGMLGLSILGVIVNGAALFKLKGASGLNAKTAFLHLIEDVLGWVAVLIGSIAVITLSWGWVDPFLSIFISLWVGFQSFRNLRKILLLHLQSSPEGIDTKELQDRILKLKGVQSVHDLHLWSMDGDYHVLTLHVGVKGTSILEAQKLKEKIRNISKEFHIPHATVEVEPAGAECPYQEC, encoded by the coding sequence ATGCACGGGCATCATCACTCTCACGAAGATCATGATCACGACCATTCTCATGCATTCGGTCACCATCATGGACCGGAGCCGGAAAATTCCCGCGCATTCCTGTACGCATTCTTACTCAATTTTGGATTTGCTATCATAGAATTTGTAGGTGGATATTTCTTCCAAAGTCTTGCGATCTTATCCGATTCATTGCATGATCTAGGAGACAGCGGATTCTTAGCTCTCGCTTGGATCTTTCAGAAGATAGCAACCAAACCTAGAACTCGTACATTTACATTCGGTTATAAACGTTTAAGCCTTTCTGCTGCGCTTGTGAATTCTTTCGTACTGTTCGTGGGCTCTCTAGCGATCTTATTCTTTGCGGTCAGCAAATTGAATGAGCCAGCTTCTCCAAATGGTTGGGGAATGTTAGGCCTTTCCATTTTAGGAGTAATCGTAAACGGAGCCGCGTTATTCAAATTAAAAGGCGCTTCCGGATTGAACGCGAAGACTGCATTCTTGCATTTGATAGAAGATGTACTCGGATGGGTTGCTGTACTTATAGGGAGTATCGCAGTAATCACACTAAGTTGGGGATGGGTGGATCCTTTCCTTTCTATCTTCATCTCTCTTTGGGTGGGTTTTCAATCTTTTCGTAATTTACGAAAAATTTTATTACTTCATCTGCAATCTTCTCCAGAAGGTATAGATACAAAAGAATTGCAGGATCGGATCCTAAAACTCAAGGGAGTGCAGTCCGTTCACGATCTTCATCTCTGGTCCATGGACGGAGACTATCATGTGCTCACTCTACATGTGGGAGTAAAAGGAACTTCTATCTTAGAGGCTCAGAAGCTAAAGGAGAAGATCCGAAATATCAGCAAGGAATTCCATATTCCTCATGCGACTGTAGAAGTCGAACCCGCCGGCGCAGAATGCCCTTACCAAGAATGCTAA
- a CDS encoding uracil-DNA glycosylase, with amino-acid sequence MSESSKLEELASIQREVEPCVRCKLSSTRTQTVFGEGNPDAEVMFIGEGPGKQEDLTGRPFVGKAGELLTRIIEKGMGVPREKVYIANVTKCRPTVDLKFEKDRPPEDDEVIACSPFLLRQISIIQPKVIITLGNPSTRCILRTKEGITKLRGQWGDFHGIPVMPTYHPSYVIRNGGENSPLKRDVWEDIKKVLDKLGWARPS; translated from the coding sequence ATGAGTGAGTCTTCCAAATTAGAAGAGCTGGCTTCTATCCAAAGAGAAGTCGAGCCTTGCGTTCGTTGTAAGTTGAGTAGCACTCGGACCCAAACCGTTTTCGGCGAAGGCAATCCGGACGCAGAGGTCATGTTCATAGGAGAAGGTCCAGGCAAACAAGAGGACTTGACCGGTCGTCCCTTTGTAGGAAAGGCCGGTGAATTACTGACTCGCATCATAGAGAAGGGCATGGGAGTGCCTAGAGAAAAAGTTTATATCGCGAATGTTACCAAATGCCGTCCTACTGTAGATTTAAAATTCGAGAAAGATCGTCCTCCGGAAGATGATGAGGTGATCGCTTGCTCTCCCTTTCTTCTTCGTCAGATTTCTATTATACAGCCAAAGGTGATCATCACTCTCGGAAATCCTTCGACTCGCTGCATTCTTCGCACTAAAGAAGGGATCACAAAGTTGAGAGGACAATGGGGAGACTTTCATGGAATTCCTGTGATGCCTACCTATCATCCTAGCTATGTGATCCGTAACGGTGGAGAGAACAGTCCTTTAAAAAGAGATGTTTGGGAGGATATTAAGAAGGTTCTGGATAAGTTGGGTTGGGCTCGTCCCAGCTAA
- a CDS encoding YjgN family protein codes for MEKSTTRVGFDGTGWDLFKLYLFNALATISTLGIYSFWARTKVDRYMRQHTTFLGQRFDFHATGKERFLGFIKAAPIVLALFFAIKLPLQWWVFSEELSTFSTLIPIFVLLYVLGPFIFVGRIRFHLSRTSYNNIRFHFSGRVLELVKIFLIGIPLLIITLGFYSPWFNVRLRRFQYENTYYGNAGFKFDGTGSELFWIHLKGFLLIIPTFGFYTSWWQANVYNYYWNHLSVNGIRFKGNLQGGDLLVYLMLGYASIIASLGFAFPWIAVIFYKLFYEAISMEVEPDLTQILPEYDAGASALAEGFESALEALADVFD; via the coding sequence ATGGAAAAATCCACAACTCGAGTTGGCTTCGATGGGACTGGCTGGGACCTATTTAAATTATATCTTTTTAATGCGTTAGCCACGATCAGTACTTTGGGTATCTATTCTTTTTGGGCAAGGACCAAGGTAGACAGATACATGCGTCAGCATACCACCTTCCTAGGGCAGAGGTTTGACTTTCATGCCACAGGAAAGGAAAGGTTTTTAGGGTTTATCAAGGCTGCGCCTATCGTTCTGGCTCTGTTCTTTGCGATCAAACTTCCTTTGCAGTGGTGGGTTTTCTCCGAAGAACTCAGCACATTCTCTACGTTGATCCCGATCTTTGTACTATTATATGTGCTTGGTCCATTTATCTTTGTGGGAAGGATCCGATTTCACTTAAGCAGGACTTCTTATAATAATATTCGATTCCATTTTTCTGGAAGAGTATTGGAGCTCGTTAAGATCTTCTTAATAGGAATTCCTCTATTGATCATAACTTTAGGCTTTTATTCTCCTTGGTTCAATGTTCGTCTCAGAAGATTCCAATACGAAAATACGTATTATGGAAACGCAGGATTCAAATTCGACGGAACTGGCTCTGAATTATTTTGGATCCATCTAAAAGGATTTTTGCTTATCATTCCTACATTCGGTTTCTATACTTCTTGGTGGCAGGCGAATGTTTATAATTACTATTGGAACCATCTCTCTGTAAACGGGATCCGTTTTAAAGGGAACTTGCAAGGAGGAGATCTTCTTGTTTATCTCATGCTCGGTTACGCGTCGATCATCGCTTCCTTAGGTTTTGCGTTTCCTTGGATCGCAGTTATCTTTTACAAATTATTCTATGAAGCGATCAGCATGGAAGTGGAGCCTGATCTGACTCAGATCCTTCCTGAATATGATGCAGGTGCTTCCGCTTTGGCAGAAGGTTTTGAGAGTGCTCTCGAAGCCTTAGCTGACGTATTCGATTAA
- a CDS encoding M48 family metallopeptidase, whose amino-acid sequence METDQTDKFYDGKSAIPVSGELRAEQDGLYFQGEKGSFRFAYSDILNLDEVGKEYRLELNNPQNKFAGYMIVFHSKETQGLIQKYQRSQKKNPILDLWYDTNFAIKLGFLLLTAGLVFFAYNRSLSYAYFFVPLSYDKQQSKIMSTWVRDYFPECTDPSLKSAVRKIGLKLKDKDDPFEYDIIVIDDEVFNAFAMPGGTIVVFTDLLQKTDSAEELAGILAHEMAHIHRRHGVRRQIQSAGNVLLLSLGIGSGFEGVDMLENMDSVYEVLSVTLYDQKFSREYETEADEIALEKLKKANVTGSGFLTFFERFKAYETSEKDGSDENNSSEESEKDKVSNSENSGEASKGSESDASEEESKSFRVPDFLSSHPATDDRIQYVKDTISKPGYPRGKLGFSKAEWNKIKNRCSSVPPKKKIELDL is encoded by the coding sequence ATGGAAACTGATCAAACGGATAAATTTTATGACGGAAAGAGTGCGATCCCTGTTTCGGGAGAATTGAGAGCGGAACAAGACGGTCTTTATTTTCAAGGGGAGAAGGGATCGTTTCGTTTTGCATATTCCGATATTCTAAATCTAGACGAGGTAGGAAAGGAATACAGATTAGAGCTGAACAATCCGCAAAATAAATTTGCCGGTTATATGATCGTATTCCATTCTAAAGAAACCCAAGGTCTGATCCAAAAGTACCAAAGATCACAAAAAAAGAATCCGATCTTAGATCTTTGGTACGATACGAATTTTGCGATTAAGTTGGGATTTCTTCTTTTGACGGCAGGACTCGTCTTCTTTGCTTACAACAGGAGTTTGTCGTACGCATATTTCTTTGTTCCACTTAGCTATGATAAACAGCAGTCCAAGATCATGTCGACTTGGGTCAGAGATTATTTTCCGGAATGCACGGATCCAAGCCTTAAATCCGCAGTTCGCAAGATCGGCCTGAAGCTAAAGGATAAGGACGATCCGTTTGAATATGATATTATCGTAATAGATGACGAAGTATTCAATGCGTTTGCGATGCCCGGAGGGACCATTGTGGTGTTCACGGATTTATTGCAAAAGACTGATTCTGCCGAAGAGCTTGCAGGAATTCTGGCGCATGAGATGGCACATATTCATCGAAGGCACGGAGTTCGAAGACAGATTCAATCTGCGGGTAATGTGCTCCTTCTTTCTCTGGGGATAGGTTCCGGTTTTGAAGGCGTGGATATGCTGGAGAATATGGACTCAGTGTACGAGGTCTTAAGCGTTACCTTATACGATCAAAAATTCTCAAGAGAATATGAAACCGAAGCAGACGAGATCGCTTTAGAAAAATTGAAAAAAGCAAATGTAACCGGTTCCGGATTTTTGACTTTCTTCGAAAGATTTAAAGCGTATGAAACTTCTGAAAAAGACGGATCTGATGAGAACAATTCATCGGAAGAATCGGAGAAGGATAAGGTTTCTAACTCGGAAAATTCGGGAGAAGCTTCTAAAGGCTCCGAATCGGATGCATCAGAAGAAGAATCGAAGTCCTTTCGTGTTCCCGATTTCTTAAGTTCTCACCCGGCAACAGACGATCGGATTCAATATGTTAAGGATACGATCTCTAAACCGGGCTATCCTAGAGGAAAATTAGGTTTTTCTAAAGCAGAATGGAATAAGATCAAAAATAGATGCTCTTCTGTTCCGCCTAAGAAAAAAATAGAATTAGATCTTTAA
- a CDS encoding alpha/beta hydrolase — protein sequence MKLQKQIAFLFTILSLALSCTRYAVITEEKFRKQTANIAPNVYLTTFSDVNSEYPPVLLLDPVLVNKKSLYLGDHHGLIGVLSGNGFSVWLLHFETYPGLDLKDIGEKLIPQAVSQIQKVSGKKEYILGGISLGGQAVLQYIKSKKDPSISKAFFLGTGMDYKYNDSFLDDMKKEKRLGTDVSNSCKNKDSFCSRFISLDEDNPTTLYLYQTLWNFLPGLEENPKTWTEFEAMDFPTLFVAGKIDNVATTESIHPVYRRKRGFTQFYEAGRDNGGSIDYDHISLFAHEDAPSDIYQKIADWLSKKKGD from the coding sequence ATGAAATTACAGAAACAAATCGCCTTCCTATTTACAATTCTCTCTCTCGCTCTGTCTTGCACAAGGTATGCAGTGATCACTGAGGAGAAATTCAGAAAACAAACCGCGAATATTGCGCCTAACGTATATCTCACTACATTCTCGGATGTGAACTCAGAATATCCTCCTGTGCTCCTACTAGATCCGGTCCTTGTAAATAAAAAATCCCTGTATCTGGGTGATCATCATGGACTCATAGGAGTGTTGAGCGGAAACGGTTTCTCCGTTTGGCTGCTTCATTTTGAAACCTATCCTGGTCTGGACCTAAAGGATATAGGAGAAAAACTTATTCCTCAGGCAGTCTCTCAGATCCAAAAGGTAAGCGGCAAAAAGGAATATATCCTAGGCGGGATCTCTCTTGGAGGACAGGCTGTTCTTCAATACATTAAATCCAAAAAAGATCCTTCTATTTCCAAGGCATTCTTCTTGGGAACAGGAATGGATTATAAGTACAACGATAGTTTCTTGGATGATATGAAAAAGGAGAAGAGACTGGGCACGGACGTTTCCAACTCTTGCAAGAACAAGGACAGTTTCTGTTCTCGTTTCATCTCTCTGGATGAGGACAATCCTACAACTCTGTATCTCTACCAAACTCTATGGAATTTTCTTCCGGGTTTAGAAGAGAATCCTAAAACTTGGACTGAGTTTGAAGCAATGGATTTTCCGACACTCTTTGTCGCTGGCAAGATAGACAACGTAGCAACCACCGAATCTATTCATCCAGTATATCGTAGAAAAAGAGGATTCACTCAGTTCTATGAAGCAGGAAGGGACAACGGAGGAAGTATAGACTACGATCATATTTCCTTATTTGCCCATGAAGATGCGCCTTCGGATATTTATCAGAAGATCGCAGACTGGCTCTCTAAGAAGAAGGGTGACTAA
- a CDS encoding alpha/beta fold hydrolase has translation MLRFISALLACLPLIVSCSASIALNGELVHPKTSDNWDLTLEHFPPAAGSSAKKYPVILCHGFIANRIYLKINEKSSIVANLQREGYDVWLLDLRGKQAAGSPSLFFGDKTFDYSIDEYIKQDADAAIQYVLKATGKDKVNWIGHSMGGMLQYARLGSLGENRVANFVAIGSPAIMDPPSDALKLWSKFTWATYLWPAVPTETWSGIRGGTGIPFFPKKSFEEVFWHEPNIDPKIVTGVYTTAIATVTRREVKQMEKIIETGSFRSEDGKMNYAEGLSNIKIPVLLVAGRRDKLGFTYSLRYVYDQLGSTDKTLFVLSKGKGHSEDYGHTDLVVGKKADDEVFPTILQWLNKRN, from the coding sequence ATGCTTCGTTTTATCTCGGCGCTTCTCGCCTGTCTCCCGCTAATCGTTTCTTGCTCCGCAAGCATAGCTCTCAACGGAGAACTAGTGCATCCCAAGACCTCGGACAATTGGGATCTGACTCTGGAACATTTCCCTCCTGCAGCTGGTTCTTCAGCAAAAAAATATCCGGTCATTCTCTGCCACGGCTTTATTGCGAACCGCATCTACCTGAAGATAAATGAAAAATCTTCCATCGTTGCGAATCTACAAAGAGAAGGTTACGATGTTTGGCTTTTGGATCTGAGAGGAAAACAAGCCGCAGGTTCTCCTTCTTTATTCTTCGGAGATAAGACTTTCGATTATTCTATCGATGAGTACATCAAGCAGGATGCAGATGCAGCCATCCAATATGTTCTGAAAGCAACCGGAAAAGATAAGGTGAACTGGATCGGTCATAGTATGGGGGGAATGTTGCAATACGCTCGCCTCGGAAGTCTGGGAGAGAATCGTGTTGCTAACTTCGTAGCAATCGGATCACCAGCGATCATGGATCCTCCTTCCGACGCATTGAAACTTTGGTCCAAATTTACTTGGGCTACGTACCTTTGGCCTGCAGTTCCCACCGAAACTTGGTCAGGAATTCGAGGAGGAACAGGCATCCCATTCTTTCCTAAGAAAAGTTTTGAAGAAGTCTTTTGGCACGAACCCAATATCGATCCTAAGATCGTAACAGGAGTTTATACGACTGCTATCGCAACTGTTACTAGGAGAGAAGTCAAACAAATGGAGAAGATCATTGAAACCGGTTCCTTCCGTTCCGAAGACGGAAAGATGAACTATGCTGAAGGTCTTTCCAATATTAAGATCCCAGTCCTCCTAGTCGCAGGAAGAAGGGACAAACTCGGTTTCACTTATTCTCTTCGCTATGTTTACGACCAATTGGGAAGCACTGATAAGACCTTATTCGTTCTATCCAAAGGAAAAGGACATTCTGAGGATTATGGTCATACCGATCTAGTCGTAGGAAAAAAGGCCGACGACGAAGTATTCCCAACCATACTCCAATGGTTGAACAAGAGAAATTAA
- a CDS encoding fatty acid desaturase CarF family protein, whose amino-acid sequence MNFLRVLFPSPFKIHRLIEVLSVFLFLIFSALSIWKFGLLAKSSFFDSYLFLSLRLLGLLLSAYITADFLSGFVHFLGDSFGDENTPYVGSAFIFPFRDHHVDPKGITRHDFIETNGNNCLVSLPILLYCFYAPLESGIFPWARTFWILVLIGIFFTNQIHKWAHQDKPSKVIHYLQKKRWILSPDHHQIHHTTPYDTYFCITTGWCNPLLHKIRFFPFVKRMIRSIINVLSFSNTNKHRSL is encoded by the coding sequence ATGAACTTCCTAAGAGTCTTGTTCCCTTCTCCTTTTAAGATCCATAGATTGATCGAAGTTCTGAGTGTTTTTCTATTTTTGATCTTCTCTGCACTCTCTATTTGGAAATTCGGACTGCTGGCAAAATCCTCCTTCTTCGATTCCTATTTATTTCTTTCGCTTCGACTTTTAGGACTCTTACTCTCTGCTTATATAACCGCAGACTTCCTTTCCGGCTTCGTTCATTTTCTGGGAGATAGTTTCGGAGATGAGAATACTCCATACGTGGGATCCGCATTTATCTTTCCTTTCCGAGATCATCACGTGGATCCGAAAGGGATCACTCGGCATGATTTCATAGAAACCAATGGCAATAATTGCTTAGTCTCACTTCCTATTCTTCTCTATTGTTTTTATGCCCCGTTAGAAAGCGGTATATTTCCTTGGGCCAGGACTTTCTGGATCTTAGTGTTGATCGGGATCTTCTTCACGAATCAGATCCATAAATGGGCCCACCAAGACAAACCATCTAAGGTAATCCACTACTTGCAAAAAAAGAGATGGATCCTTTCTCCGGACCATCATCAGATCCATCACACTACTCCGTATGACACGTATTTCTGCATTACCACAGGTTGGTGCAATCCCTTGCTTCACAAGATCCGATTCTTTCCTTTCGTAAAAAGAATGATCCGATCGATCATAAACGTTCTCAGCTTCTCGAATACAAACAAACATCGTTCTTTGTAA
- a CDS encoding PAS domain-containing sensor histidine kinase, whose translation MVFSKLKKILSPPIHTDAEKAVSIRLLYGLMYVTLLVAVLFRIIHPLVSPPKDVYYSFYLIPAAVLVCHILAKTGRIRLGAHLLILLEWLSLLLVMKKEGGVHATAFSLFMVMILLASLLLGNFVALMYSVASFAAGVLSIFMMERGSIAPPTLPGHWAALVGNSIGFFVTLILMRFGLGGLNRVRQELSQAHITAKLGGWILNVDTLVLTLTKEYRVLLGDKDAKESVTLSFDSFLEKYVEEEEDRKRIVLVLNEALNYREDPNYSADFVFRARGEDGKQRYILVNGKYKDNSLAFGTGQDITEKHLAEEEIKSSQELFSKVFKLSPYASSISNFEDGRYIDINDGFTRLMGYTREEAIGRTSIELGIWADPKARDLFKEKIAVDGFLFNEETLFQAKDGRIFTAEFSTRFAMIDGEARMINMVKDISERKEAEQLRILNNEISAQNELIEKQKKELEEALAYQQKTQNQLILSEKMAALGQLVAGIAHEINNPIGVIRAANESVKNHFLRSLDRMQAAYSVLENLNPETAEDFAYLLTKGRLYEEILPPKEVRAKTKILEAKLKELGIEESRNLAEGLVEAGLENAMEDYPKLFQGKKTKEILQYALDEILANRSSKLIEMSVDRTSKIVYALKNFSHFRTGGPKSEVNLKESIDTVLTIYQNQLKSGIEIVKEYDHTPAIQAYSDDLLHVWTNLIYNAAQAMNFKGVLKIKICKPKIESIQIRISDTGPGIPESIQDRIFEPFFTTKAPGEGSGLGLDIVKRIVENHDGSIHFETSADGTTFFVNLPN comes from the coding sequence ATGGTATTTTCCAAATTAAAAAAGATCCTTAGTCCTCCTATACATACCGATGCGGAGAAGGCGGTATCCATCAGGCTTTTATACGGGCTAATGTATGTTACCTTGCTAGTCGCTGTCTTATTTAGGATTATCCATCCACTCGTCTCTCCGCCAAAGGACGTCTATTATTCTTTTTATCTGATTCCTGCAGCAGTGCTTGTCTGTCATATTCTTGCAAAGACCGGAAGGATCAGACTAGGCGCGCATCTGCTCATTCTTCTGGAATGGTTGTCCCTTCTTTTGGTGATGAAGAAAGAAGGGGGAGTGCACGCGACTGCATTTTCCCTGTTCATGGTGATGATCCTTCTCGCCTCTCTTCTCTTGGGGAATTTTGTGGCATTGATGTATTCGGTCGCTTCCTTTGCTGCGGGAGTGTTGAGTATTTTCATGATGGAAAGAGGAAGCATTGCTCCTCCTACCTTACCAGGTCATTGGGCTGCGTTAGTCGGAAACTCGATCGGATTTTTTGTAACGTTGATACTGATGCGTTTCGGATTAGGAGGTCTCAATCGTGTCCGACAGGAACTCTCGCAAGCACATATAACGGCAAAGCTCGGTGGTTGGATCCTGAATGTGGATACCTTGGTGCTAACTCTGACCAAGGAATATAGGGTCTTGCTTGGAGACAAAGATGCAAAAGAATCCGTCACTCTAAGCTTTGATTCTTTCTTGGAAAAATATGTGGAGGAAGAAGAGGATCGCAAACGAATCGTTCTCGTCCTGAATGAGGCGTTGAATTATAGAGAAGATCCGAATTATTCTGCGGACTTTGTTTTTAGAGCCAGAGGAGAGGACGGAAAGCAAAGATATATTCTAGTCAACGGAAAATACAAAGACAACTCTTTGGCTTTTGGTACAGGACAGGATATCACCGAAAAACATCTAGCAGAAGAAGAGATCAAATCCAGCCAGGAATTATTTTCCAAGGTATTCAAGTTGAGTCCGTATGCTAGTTCCATTTCTAATTTTGAGGATGGAAGATATATAGATATTAACGATGGCTTCACACGCTTAATGGGCTATACGAGAGAAGAAGCAATCGGAAGAACAAGCATAGAGTTAGGGATTTGGGCCGATCCGAAAGCAAGAGATCTATTCAAAGAGAAGATTGCAGTGGATGGATTCTTATTCAATGAAGAGACATTGTTCCAAGCAAAGGACGGACGTATCTTTACTGCGGAGTTCTCCACAAGATTCGCAATGATAGATGGAGAGGCCAGGATGATCAATATGGTCAAGGATATCTCCGAGAGAAAAGAAGCGGAACAGTTGAGGATTCTAAACAATGAGATCTCCGCGCAAAATGAACTCATCGAAAAACAAAAGAAAGAATTAGAAGAAGCTCTCGCATACCAGCAAAAGACCCAGAACCAGCTCATCCTTTCCGAAAAGATGGCGGCATTAGGACAACTCGTTGCCGGGATTGCGCATGAGATCAACAATCCGATCGGAGTAATACGGGCCGCGAACGAATCCGTAAAGAACCATTTCTTGCGTTCTCTCGATAGAATGCAGGCGGCTTATTCCGTATTAGAAAATTTGAATCCGGAGACTGCTGAGGATTTTGCCTATCTTCTTACCAAGGGAAGATTGTACGAAGAGATCCTTCCTCCCAAAGAAGTACGAGCCAAGACAAAGATCCTAGAAGCAAAACTCAAAGAATTGGGAATCGAAGAATCTAGAAATCTTGCCGAAGGACTGGTAGAAGCCGGACTCGAAAATGCAATGGAAGATTATCCTAAATTATTCCAAGGGAAGAAAACAAAGGAAATCTTACAGTACGCGTTAGACGAAATATTGGCAAACAGAAGTTCAAAGCTTATCGAAATGTCCGTGGATAGGACTTCGAAGATAGTATACGCTCTCAAGAATTTCTCACATTTCAGAACTGGCGGACCAAAATCCGAAGTGAACCTAAAGGAAAGTATAGATACAGTTCTTACTATTTATCAGAACCAATTAAAATCCGGAATAGAGATCGTGAAAGAATACGATCATACGCCTGCGATCCAGGCATACTCCGACGATCTATTGCATGTTTGGACGAACCTGATCTACAACGCAGCGCAAGCGATGAACTTCAAAGGCGTATTGAAGATCAAGATCTGTAAACCTAAGATAGAATCCATACAGATCCGGATCTCGGATACAGGACCTGGGATTCCGGAATCCATACAAGATAGAATCTTTGAACCTTTCTTTACTACCAAAGCACCTGGAGAAGGTTCAGGACTCGGACTCGATATAGTGAAGAGAATCGTAGAAAATCATGATGGCTCCATTCATTTCGAGACTTCTGCAGACGGTACTACCTTTTTTGTGAACCTACCCAACTGA
- the msrA gene encoding peptide-methionine (S)-S-oxide reductase MsrA — protein MSDRNDLEYATLGGGCFWCVEAIYQLVEGVESIVSGYAGGSDPSPNYKSVCTGLTGHAEVIRIGFDPKVISFKNILDIFWEAHDPTTRNRQGNDEGPQYRSIILYENATQKEIAEKSREEYGPRFSSPIVTEIVALEKFFPGEGYHQNYFRTNPAQPYCHYVIRPKIEKFLKKHSVG, from the coding sequence ATGTCCGATCGAAACGATTTAGAATACGCTACTCTAGGTGGAGGCTGCTTCTGGTGTGTCGAAGCCATCTACCAACTCGTAGAAGGTGTGGAGTCCATCGTTTCCGGTTATGCAGGAGGTTCGGATCCTTCTCCCAATTATAAATCCGTTTGCACTGGTCTTACAGGTCATGCGGAAGTCATTCGTATCGGCTTCGATCCCAAGGTGATCTCTTTCAAAAATATCTTGGACATCTTTTGGGAAGCTCATGACCCTACGACCAGAAACCGCCAAGGAAATGACGAAGGCCCTCAGTATAGAAGTATCATCTTATACGAAAACGCGACTCAGAAAGAGATCGCTGAGAAGTCTAGAGAAGAATATGGTCCTAGATTTTCTTCTCCTATCGTAACTGAAATTGTTGCACTAGAGAAATTCTTTCCAGGGGAAGGGTATCATCAGAATTATTTTAGAACGAATCCTGCTCAGCCATATTGCCATTACGTGATCCGTCCTAAGATCGAGAAATTCTTAAAGAAACATTCAGTTGGGTAG
- a CDS encoding DUF1564 family protein gives MRLKLITNSKRIKAKTLKAHSSVNELSVCTVILPKDLHKKVRKEWRGKRAGARCLKELLFLYAKELQEKDRMNRDPDLLLYQRKEEDTKTNWNRLNFRPDTEDWSKLGLLARKHGVSRCYLFTFLLERYFKGEKGPGSLQKKKAA, from the coding sequence ATGAGATTGAAACTGATCACCAACTCGAAACGGATAAAAGCGAAAACTCTCAAAGCACATTCTTCGGTGAATGAGTTATCCGTCTGCACAGTGATACTTCCTAAGGATCTACACAAGAAAGTAAGAAAAGAATGGAGGGGCAAAAGAGCGGGAGCCCGTTGCCTAAAAGAGCTTCTCTTTTTATACGCAAAGGAACTGCAGGAAAAAGATAGAATGAATCGGGATCCGGACCTTCTACTCTACCAAAGAAAAGAAGAAGATACTAAGACGAATTGGAATCGATTGAATTTCAGACCAGATACTGAAGATTGGAGTAAGCTTGGACTGCTTGCGAGAAAACATGGAGTCTCTCGTTGTTATTTATTTACCTTTTTATTAGAAAGATATTTTAAAGGAGAAAAAGGGCCCGGTTCTTTACAAAAGAAAAAGGCGGCTTAA